TCGGGGGCGAGGAGGTCGAGCATGAGGGTGTGGGCCATGTGGATGTCGGTGGCGGTGGTGGCGGGTTGTCCTTTGTGGATTTCGGGTGGGTAGTGGGTGGTGTGGTCGGTGGCGAGTGGTCGTTCGCCGGTGGTGACGGCGAAGGTCCAGCCGGCGAGGACGATGCCGTGGTGGGCGGGGTGGATGAGGACGTTGTCGGTGGTGATGGCGCCGTGGACGAGGCCGATCTCGTGGGCGCCGGCGATGGCGCGGAGGAGTCGGCGGTGCATCCAGGCGTAGTCGCGGCCGTCGAGGCCGTGGGGGTGGGCGGTTTTGACGTCGGTGAGGGTGGCGAAGCCGTCGGTGAGGGGGGTGAGGACGGTGAAGGCGTGGGTGCCGCGGGGTGTGTTGCCGGAGGTGTCGTGGAGGTGGGGGTAGTAGGGGCGTAGCCAGGGGTGGTGGTGGGTGAGGTGGTCGAGTCGGCGGAGGGCGTCCCACTCGGCGTGCAGGAGTGGGTTGAGGGTGGGGTTGCGGGCGACTTTGACGATGTGGGGTCCGTCGGTGAGGTAGAGGTTGGTGACGCTGCCGATGGCGTGTCGTCGGGTGAGGCGGTAGGTGGCGCGGGTGGTGCGGAGTTCGGTGGTGGTGCTGGTGTGCTGCCAGTCGTGGTGCAGGCGGGTGAGTCGGGCTGAGGCGGTGTGGGCCCTGGTGTCGTCGGGGGCGGTGCGGTCGGGGTGCAGGGCGGTGGCGAGTCGGCGGTGGAGGCGTTGGGCGTCTTTGCGGCGGGTGGGGTCGAAGGGGCCGAACAGGTCGGCTGCGGTGTCCGCCTGTTCGACCTGGGTGAGGGCTTCGTCCCTGGTGAACATAGTTTGAGTCTATACGACTCAAACCGGTGATCCGACTGTGTCGCCGGTCACCTTCCCCGTTGTCGATCAACCGGGTACAGTCGTCGGCGATGTTGTACTTCCTGTGATCATCGGTCCCGCGCCCGCGTAGAGCTCCGCTCCGCGAGCGCACTTCTCCACACCCTCCGCACCGATGACTCGGCGGTGTCCCCGTCGGGAACAGGAGTCTGCCTTGCGCACCGCGCAACTAGCCCTGCACAACGTCACCAAGAGCTATCACGGCCAGGTCGTGCTCGACGCGGTCTCGCTGACCGTCAAGCCCGGCGAGAAGGTCGGCGTGATCGGCGACAACGGTTCCGGCAAGTCGACCCTGCTCGGGGTGGTCGCGGGCCGGGTGGCCGCCGACAACGGCGAGGTCACCGTGGTCGCGCCCGGCGGGATCGGGTACCTGGCCCAGACGCTGGACCTGCCGCCGCGCGCGACCGTGGCCGACGCCGTCGACCTCGCGCTGGCCGACCTGCGCGAGCTGGAGGCCCGGATGCGCCTGGCCGAGGCCGAGCTGGCGGGTCCGCGCGCCGATCCGGAGCACTACGCGTCACTGGTGGAGCAGTACGAGGCGAGAGGGGGTTACGAGGCCGACACGAGGGTCGACGTCGCCCTGAACGGGTTGGGGCTGCCAGGGTTGGACCGGCGGCGCGCGCTGGGCACGCTGTCCGGCGGCGAGCGGTCGCGGCTGGCCCTGGCGGCCACGCTGGCGTCGTCGCCGGAGCTGCTGCTGCTGGACGAGCCGACCAACGACCTGGACGACCGGGCGGTGGCCTGGTTGGAGCAGCACCTGATGCGGCACCGCGGGACGGTCGTGGCGATCACCCACGACCGGGTGTTCCTGGAGCGGGTGACCTCGACCATCGTGGAGGTCGAGGCCGGTGGGGTGGCGCGCTTCGGCGACGGCTACGGGGGTTACCTGGCGGCCAAGGCGGCGTTGCGGGCGCGGCGGTCGCGCGAGCACGGCGAGTGGCGGGCGGAGGTGGCGCGCCAACGTCGCCTGCTGTCGGCGCACGCGCGGGCGTTGGGCGAGATCCCGCGCAAGCTGCCGCTGGCGGTGTTCGCGGCCGGCCCGTTCCGCGCCCGCGGTCGTGGGCACGGCGCGATGAGCCGGGTGCGCAACGCCAAGGAGCGGTTGGCGCGGCTGACCGTGAACCCGGTGGCGCCGCCGCCGGAACCGCTGCGGTTCGCCGCGCGGCTCGGCGGTGGCGGCGCGGACGCGCAGTGGGTGGCCGTGCTGTCGGACGTGCGGGTCGGCGACCGGTTGCGGTTGGCGCGGCTGGCCGTGCGGCCCGGCGAGCGGCTGCTGGTGACCGGCCCCAACGGCGCGGGCAAGACCACGCTGCTGCGGGTGCTGGGCGGTGAGCTGCGGCCGGACTCGGGGGTGGTCGACGTGCCGGTCCGGGTGGGCCACCTGCGGCAGGAGGAGGCTGCGTGGCCGCCGGGGCTGACCCTGCTGCAGGCGTTCGCGCAGGGGTTGCCGGGACACCCGGACGAGCACGTGGACGCGTTGCTGTCGCTGGGCCTGTTCGAGCGCCGCGACCTGCGGGCGCGGATCGGCGAGCTGTCCTACGGGCAGCGGCGGCGGGCCGAGCTGGCCCGGCTGGTGACCAGGCCGGTGGACCTGCTGCTGCTGGACGAGCCGACCAACCACCTGTCGCCGGGCCTGGTGGAGGACCTGGACCGGGCGCTGGCCGACTACCCGGGCGCGCTGGTCGTGGTGACGCACGACCGCCGCACGCGGGCCGGGTTCGCCGGGGAGCGCCTGCACCTGGAGGACGGCGAGGTGGTGTGACCGGTCCGGCGGGCCGCTGGACAGCCGGTCCCGGCGGCCCGCATGATCCGGTCGATCCGCAACCCCGGGGGATGACGCATGGTTTCGCCGTTGGACAACCCGGCCTGGACGTCGCTGACCGGGCCGCACGCCCGCTTCGCCGAACGGCACGGGCAGCTGCTGCGCTACCCGCCGGACGTCGCGCCGTTCGTGGCGATCCCGGACGAGCCCGACGACCGGCTGTGGGCGGACCTGTCGACGCTGGTCGGACCGGGCGGGGTCGTGCCGGTCACCACGGCCCTCACTCCGCCCGCCGGGTGGGAGCCGGTCGAGCGGGTCGACGCGGTGCAGCTGGTGGACGACGGCGTGGTCGCCACCGAGGACGCCGAAGCCGTGCCGCTGGGGCCGGCGGACGTGCCGGAGATGCTGGAGCTGGTGGCCCGCACCCAGCCGGGGCCGTTCCGGGAGCGGACCGTGGAGCTGGGCGGCTACCTCGGCATCCGGCGCGGCGGCGCCCTGGTCGCGATGGCCGGTGAGCGCATGCGCCCGCCGGGCTGGGCCGAGATCAGCGCCGTGTGCACCGACCCGGCCCACCGCGGCCGGGGCCTGGCCACCCGCCTGGTCCACGCCGTCGCGGCCGGGATCCGGGCCCGCGGCGAGCGGCCGATGATGCACGCCTCGGCGTCCAACACCGCGGCGATCCGGCTCTACGAGTCGCTGGGCTTCCGGGTGCGCGTCGAGGTCGACTTCGTGCTGCTGCGCGTGCCCTCCCGGACGGCCGGTCCCGCCGGGGCGGCCGCGCGCCCCTGACCGCGGGGGCCCGGCCGTCGGACAGCCCGGCCGCGATGTCGCGCGCCTGCACGTCGCGGCGCTGCGACATCGCGGTGAGCCGGCCGAACGCGGCGTCGGCGTCGCAGCGGTGCGCGGCCATCAGGACGCCCATCGCCTGGCCGATCGTGCCGCGGCTGACCAGCGCCCGGCGCGCCACCCCGGCCGACCCCACCCGCGGCACCACGACGGTGAACGTGCTGCCCGGCCCGGCTCGCCGTCCACAGGGGACCGCGCCGCCGCCCCGACGGGTGCGCCGCCGCGCGCGGGATGGTCAACTTGGGCGACGACCGACGACCCGGGTGAGGATGGCCGATGACTCCCGACCAGACGCGCGCGACCACGACCGCGGCGCCGTGGTGGACCTCCGCGGTGGTCTACCAGGTGTACCCGCGCAGCTTCGCCGACTCCGACGGCGACGGCGTCGGCGACCTGCCCGGCATCACCGCCCGGCTCGACCACCTGCGACGGCTCGGCGTCGACGTGGTCTGGCTGTCGCCCGTCTACGCCTCCCCGCAGGCCGACAACGGCTACGACATCTCCGACTACCAGGCGATCGACCCGGTGTTCGGCACGCTGGAGGACTTCGACCGGCTGCTGGCCCGGACCCACGAGCTGGGCATGAAGCTGGTGATGGACCTGGTGGTCAACCACACCTCCGACGAGCACCCCTGGTTCGTGGAGTCCCGCTCCTCCCGGGACGCCCCCAAGCGCGACTGGTACTGGTGGCGCCCGCCGCGCGAGGGGTTCGAGGTCGGGCAGCCGGGCGCGGAGCCCACCAACTGGGCGTCGTTCTTCTCCGGCCCGGCGTGGACCCTCGACGAGGCGACCGGCGAGTACTACCTGCACCTGTTCGACCGCAAGCAGCCGGACCTGAACTGGGAGAACCCCGAGGTCCGCCACGCCGTGCACGCGATGATGCGGTGGTGGCTGGACCGGGGCGTGGACGGCTTCCGGATGGACGTGGTCAACCTGCTGTCCAAGGACCCCGCCCTGCCCGACGGCGCCACCACCGGCGTCGGCGGCTTGGGCGACGGGTTCCCGCACTTCGCCACGGGGCCGCGCATCCACGAGTTCCTGCGGGAGATGCACCGCGAGGTGTTCGAGGGCCGGTCGGGCGAGCTGCTGACGGTGGGGGAGATGCCCGGCGTGACGTGGGCGGACGCCCGGCTGTTCACCGACCCGGCCCGGCGCGAGCTGGACATGGTGTTCCAGTTCGAGCACGTCTCGCTCGACCACGGCCCGGGCGGCAAGTTCGACCCCAAACCGCTGGACCTGCGCGACCTCAAGGCGTCGCTGGGCCGCT
This genomic window from Saccharothrix sp. HUAS TT1 contains:
- a CDS encoding TlrC/CarA/OleB/SrmB family ABC-F type ribosomal protection protein gives rise to the protein MRTAQLALHNVTKSYHGQVVLDAVSLTVKPGEKVGVIGDNGSGKSTLLGVVAGRVAADNGEVTVVAPGGIGYLAQTLDLPPRATVADAVDLALADLRELEARMRLAEAELAGPRADPEHYASLVEQYEARGGYEADTRVDVALNGLGLPGLDRRRALGTLSGGERSRLALAATLASSPELLLLDEPTNDLDDRAVAWLEQHLMRHRGTVVAITHDRVFLERVTSTIVEVEAGGVARFGDGYGGYLAAKAALRARRSREHGEWRAEVARQRRLLSAHARALGEIPRKLPLAVFAAGPFRARGRGHGAMSRVRNAKERLARLTVNPVAPPPEPLRFAARLGGGGADAQWVAVLSDVRVGDRLRLARLAVRPGERLLVTGPNGAGKTTLLRVLGGELRPDSGVVDVPVRVGHLRQEEAAWPPGLTLLQAFAQGLPGHPDEHVDALLSLGLFERRDLRARIGELSYGQRRRAELARLVTRPVDLLLLDEPTNHLSPGLVEDLDRALADYPGALVVVTHDRRTRAGFAGERLHLEDGEVV
- a CDS encoding GNAT family N-acetyltransferase, which codes for MVSPLDNPAWTSLTGPHARFAERHGQLLRYPPDVAPFVAIPDEPDDRLWADLSTLVGPGGVVPVTTALTPPAGWEPVERVDAVQLVDDGVVATEDAEAVPLGPADVPEMLELVARTQPGPFRERTVELGGYLGIRRGGALVAMAGERMRPPGWAEISAVCTDPAHRGRGLATRLVHAVAAGIRARGERPMMHASASNTAAIRLYESLGFRVRVEVDFVLLRVPSRTAGPAGAAARP
- a CDS encoding adenylate cyclase translates to MFTRDEALTQVEQADTAADLFGPFDPTRRKDAQRLHRRLATALHPDRTAPDDTRAHTASARLTRLHHDWQHTSTTTELRTTRATYRLTRRHAIGSVTNLYLTDGPHIVKVARNPTLNPLLHAEWDALRRLDHLTHHHPWLRPYYPHLHDTSGNTPRGTHAFTVLTPLTDGFATLTDVKTAHPHGLDGRDYAWMHRRLLRAIAGAHEIGLVHGAITTDNVLIHPAHHGIVLAGWTFAVTTGERPLATDHTTHYPPEIHKGQPATTATDIHMAHTLMLDLLAPDETAQRRFARGCTQDDPHRRPDAVDLLTEYDDLLEHLYGERTYRPFALPQTGA
- a CDS encoding alpha-glucosidase; protein product: MTPDQTRATTTAAPWWTSAVVYQVYPRSFADSDGDGVGDLPGITARLDHLRRLGVDVVWLSPVYASPQADNGYDISDYQAIDPVFGTLEDFDRLLARTHELGMKLVMDLVVNHTSDEHPWFVESRSSRDAPKRDWYWWRPPREGFEVGQPGAEPTNWASFFSGPAWTLDEATGEYYLHLFDRKQPDLNWENPEVRHAVHAMMRWWLDRGVDGFRMDVVNLLSKDPALPDGATTGVGGLGDGFPHFATGPRIHEFLREMHREVFEGRSGELLTVGEMPGVTWADARLFTDPARRELDMVFQFEHVSLDHGPGGKFDPKPLDLRDLKASLGRWQTALGEVGWNSLYWNNHDQPRVVSRFGDDGEHWRESATALATVLHLHRGTPYVYQGEELGMTNAPFAGVHELRDVESLNHHREAVAAGVDPDEVLRGLRAMGRDNARTPVQWDASPHAGFTTGEPWLAVNPNHTWLNAAAQYDDPDSVFNHYRRLIALRHEQPVVALGDFRMLLADHPHVYAYERALDGDRLLVVANLGGAPQAVDLDPGWTAADVVLTNLGQARITTGRADLHPWEALVLLKRP